A stretch of Castanea sativa cultivar Marrone di Chiusa Pesio chromosome 2, ASM4071231v1 DNA encodes these proteins:
- the LOC142624551 gene encoding metal transporter Nramp3.2-like, producing the protein MPPQETEQQQQPLLTGESDEELEETAYESDEKVLIIGIDGESEGLDSDSGRAPPFSWKKLWLFTGPGFLMSIAFLDPGNLEGDLQAGAIAGYSLLWLLLWATAMGLLVQLLAARLGVATGRHLAELCRDEYPSWARLLLWVMAELALIGADIQEVIGSAIAIKILSNGVLPLWSGVIITALDCFIFLFLENYGVRKLEAVFAVLIGTMAVAFAWMFGETKPSGKELLLGILIPKLSSKTIRQAVGVVGCVIMPHNVFLHSALVQSREIDRSKKGRVQEALKYYSIESTIALVLSFIINLFVTTVFAKGFYGTELANSIGLLNAGQYLQEKYGGGVFPILYIWGIGLLAAGQSSTITGTYAGQFIMGGFLNLRLKKWLRALITRSCAIIPTMIVALVFDSSEDMLDVLNEWLNVLQSIQIPFALIPLLCLVSKEQIMGTFRIGPVLKITSWLVAALVILINGYLLLDFFSSEVNSALFGTVVCAFTTAYVAFIIYLVSRGVTFRRWCNWGQPKIVADTEIE; encoded by the exons ATGCCGCCACAGGAGACCGAGCAACAGCAACAACCACTGTTAACAGGGGAGTCTGACGAGGAGCTAGAAGAGACAGCCTACGAGTCCGACGAGAAGGTCCTGATTATTGGGATCGATGGCGAATCAGAAGGGTTGGACTCGGACTCGGGTCGGGCTCCACCGTTTTCGTGGAAGAAGCTTTGGCTGTTCACGGGTCCTGGGTTCTTGATGAGCATAGCGTTTTTGGACCCTGGGAATCTGGAGGGGGATCTCCAGGCTGGTGCGATTGCTGGGTACTCGTTGCTTTGGCTGCTTTTGTGGGCTACCGCCATGGGATTGCTGGTTCAGTTGCTCGCGGCTCGGCTTGGTGTGGCCACTGGGCGCCACTTGGCTGAGCTGTGTAGAGATGAGTATCCGAGTTGGGCGAGGTTGTTGCTTTGGGTTATGGCTGAGTTGGCTCTGATTGGGGCTGATATTCAGGAAGTTATTGGGAGTGCTATTGCTATTAAGATTTTGAGTAATGGGGTTTTGCCTCTCTGGTCTGGGGTCATCATTACCGCTCTGGATTG TTTTATCTTTCTATTTCTTGAGAACTATGGTGTGAGGAAATTGGAAGCAGTCTTTGCTGTTCTCATTGGGACAATGGCAGTCGCATTTGCTTGGATGTTTGGTGAAACAAAGCCAAGTGGCAAAGAACTTCTTCTTG GtattttgattccaaaattGAGTTCCAAAACAATAAGGCAGGCTGTTGGAGTTGTGGGTTGCGTAATTATGCCTCATAATGTGTTCTTGCACTCAGCTCTTGTACAATCTAGGGAGATTGACCGTAGCAAGAAAGGCCGAGTTCAAGAAGCTCTCAAGTACTACTCCATTGAGTCTACTATTGCCCTTGTTCTGTCATTCATTATAAATCTGTTCGTTACAACTGTGTTTGCCAAAGGTTTTTATGGTACAGAATTAGCCAATAGCATTGGCCTTCTAAATGCAGGGCAGTATCTTCAAGAAAAGTATGGGGGTGGGGTTTTCCCAATTTTATATATCTGGGGTATTGGGTTATTAGCAGCCGGCCAAAGTAGCACTATAACGGGTACTTACGCAGGGCAGTTTATCATGGGAGGTTTCCTAAACTTGAGGTTGAAAAAATGGCTGAGGGCATTGATCACACGAAGTTGTGCAATCATCCCAACTATGATAGTTGCTCTTGTCTTTGATAGCTCTGAGGACATGCTAGATGTTCTAAATGAATGGCTTAATGTGCTTCAATCAATCCAGATTCCCTTTGCACTTATTCCCCTGCTTTGTTTGGTGTCAAAGGAACAGATCATGGGCACTTTTAGAATTGGCCCAGTTCTTAAG atAACTTCATGGCTGGTGGCAGCACTGGTGATATTGATTAACGGGTATCTGTTGCTGGACTTCTTCTCCTCTGAAGTGAATAGTGCGTTGTTTGGCACAGTTGTGTGTGCATTTACAACTGCATATGTTGCATTTATAATTTACCTTGTTTCCCGGGGTGTTACCTTTAGAAGATGGTGCAACTGGGGACAACCCAAGATCGTAGCAGACACAGAAATTGAGTAA